In one window of Posidoniimonas corsicana DNA:
- a CDS encoding family 43 glycosylhydrolase: MADTALSKTGTIRVTRAAAGGIGVEPGVMRRDPSDIIKVDDRYYVWYSKGKGSSGYDATIWYASSLDGRHWTEEGQALGRGGPDSWEGASVFTPNILIAEGRYWLFYTGTSKAFVRPFRPDSKIGVAVADSPDGPWQRIRSNPVLSNSDNREEFDSHLVDDACLIVRDGRYWLYYKGRQLGKSPHQTKMGLAIADQPQGPYVKHESNPVIPGNHAVLAWPQEGGVAAMIDRVGPREITNSILFATDGVNFSKTHSVIDGPVAGGAYRPEAFTDSGAGARPVWGVEIRHKKPQLPCIGRFDLEEE, encoded by the coding sequence ATGGCCGACACCGCGTTGAGCAAGACGGGAACCATTAGGGTGACGCGTGCAGCCGCAGGAGGCATCGGCGTCGAGCCGGGCGTCATGCGTCGGGATCCTAGTGACATCATCAAAGTCGATGATCGGTACTACGTCTGGTACTCGAAGGGCAAAGGTAGCTCGGGGTATGACGCAACGATCTGGTATGCGAGTTCGCTCGATGGACGCCACTGGACTGAGGAAGGGCAAGCCCTGGGGAGGGGCGGGCCCGACAGCTGGGAGGGGGCAAGCGTCTTTACGCCAAACATTCTTATCGCTGAGGGGCGCTATTGGTTGTTCTACACCGGAACCTCCAAAGCGTTTGTTCGGCCATTCAGACCCGACTCGAAGATTGGCGTGGCGGTCGCCGATTCCCCAGACGGCCCCTGGCAACGAATCCGGAGCAACCCCGTTCTGAGCAACAGCGACAATCGCGAAGAGTTCGATAGCCACTTGGTGGACGACGCATGCCTGATTGTGCGGGATGGCAGATACTGGCTGTACTACAAGGGGCGTCAACTCGGCAAATCACCTCATCAGACCAAGATGGGGCTGGCCATCGCTGATCAGCCACAAGGCCCTTACGTCAAGCACGAGTCGAATCCAGTAATCCCTGGAAACCACGCGGTGCTGGCTTGGCCACAGGAGGGCGGTGTAGCTGCGATGATCGACCGTGTCGGGCCTAGAGAGATCACCAACTCGATCCTGTTTGCAACGGACGGCGTCAACTTCTCGAAGACTCATTCCGTGATTGATGGGCCGGTTGCAGGCGGCGCCTACCGGCCTGAGGCGTTCACAGACTCCGGCGCAGGCGCGCGTCCAGTCTGGGGCGTGGAGATTCGTCACAAGAAGCCGCAGCTCCCGTGCATTGGTCGATTCGATTTGGAAGAAGAATGA